Proteins encoded by one window of Vidua chalybeata isolate OUT-0048 chromosome 8, bVidCha1 merged haplotype, whole genome shotgun sequence:
- the DNAJB12 gene encoding dnaJ homolog subfamily B member 12 isoform X1, translated as MLGLKSSFKRWCYAAAREMHDGKMLGVSLHCVTWVVKPGLHVCSLLTGEDGKQCLSLARSKRKGKVNLYTPVPEREDGFHSCSDRRTKRPSEELAARSAAALSPKVLLESLNKNEPSANGQSQPRESTNPQFRKMSGDFPSANGEAGGEAPKGYTQDQLDAVKRVKQCKDYYEILGVNREASDEDLKKAYRKLALKFHPDKNHAPGATEAFKAIGNTYAVLSNPEKRKQYDQFGDEKLNPARHGHSHADFHRGFEADISPEDLFNMFFGGGFPSSNVHVYSNGRMRYTYHQRQDRREHQGDGGLGLFVQLMPILILIIVSALSQMMVSSPPYSLSHRLSVGHTHKRVTEHLKVPYYVSENFAEEYTGTNLKNVERSVEDDYIANLRNNCWREKQQKEGLLYRARYFGDSDLYQRAQKMGTPSCSRLSDVQASLHG; from the exons ATGCTTGGcttaaaaagcagttttaaaagatGGTGCTatgcagctgccagggaaatGCACGATGGAAAGATGCTTGGAGTCTCCCTCCATTGTGTCACCTGGGTGGTTAAGCCAGGCCTGCATGTTTGTTCCCTCTTGACTGGAGAAGATGGAAAACAGTGCCTGAGCCTTGCAAGgagcaaaagaaaagggaaggtgAATTTATACACCCCAGTACCTGAGAGGGAAGATGGGTTTCACAGCTGCTCCGACAGGAGAACAAAGCGCCCGAGtgaggagctggcagccaggagtgctgcagctctgtccccaaAAG TTCTGCTTGAGTCACTCAACAAGAACGAGCCGTCGGCCAATGGCCAATCCCAACCCAGGGAATCCACAAACCCTCAGTTCAGGAAAATGAGTGGAGACTTCCCATCAGCCAATGGAGAGGCTGGGGGGGAGGCCCCCAAGGGCTACACTCAGGaccagctggatgcagtgaAGAG GGTAAAGCAGTGCAAAGATTACTATGAAATTCTGGGAGTCAACAGAGAAGCTTCTGATGAGGACCTGAAAAAGGCCTACAGGAAACTGGCCCTGAAGTTCCACCCGGACAAGAACCACGCGCCGGGGGCCACGGAGGCATTCAAAG CCATCGGGAACACGTACGCGGTGCTGAGCAACCCGGAGAAGAGGAAGCAGTACGACCAGTTCGGAGACGAGAAACTCAACCCCGCCCGCCACGGACACAGCCACGCCGACTTCCACCGCGGCTTCGAGGCTGACATCTCCCCCGAGGACCTCTTCAACATGTTCTTTGGGGGTGGTTTTCCTTCTA gTAATGTTCACGTGTACAGCAACGGCAGGATGAGGTACACCTACCACCAGAGGCAGGACAGGCGGGAGCACCAGGGGGAT GGTGGCCTGGGGCTGTTTGTCCAGCTGATGCCCATCCTCATCCTGATCATCGTGTCTGCTCTCAGCCAGATGATGGTCTCCAGCCCACCCTACAGTTTGAGCCACAGGCT GTCTGTGGGTCACACACACAAGAGGGTCACAGAGCACTTGAAAGTCCCCTACTACGTGTCCGAGAACTTTGCTGAGGAGTACACGGGCACGAACCTGAAGAACGTTGAGCGGAGCGTGGAGGACGACTACATAGCAAACCTTCGGAACAACTGCtggagagagaagcagcaga